The DNA sequence GGACAGTGCACTTATTTTCTATATAGTACTGGTTTAGTAGCATATTCACTACTTTAGGTGCAGCAGTCTGTCTATATATTATCAGCTAAGCCCAAACACACCCACCTTCCCGAATTCATAGATGAGATGTGAACTTAGCTATAGAGTGTTTAGTTTATGTGTTGAGTATACACTTTTGATTGTAAAGAgtttggataacacagggttaaaTACAATAGTCATAAAATAAGAtcacattatctggacatacacagagtgaTTGGTTGTTCTCTTTGAGCAGTACCGttgtattatttattgttttaaccATTAGTAGATGAGCACAGACATTTTTTGATTATAGACATTATTATATGAGTACTTCTCAGCCCCTGCTTCTCCCCCCCAGCTTGCATCACCCCCAGGccacttcatacatccagctgaCAGACATCACGTTGAGCTTCTTCCTACCCCCCCCAGCTGAGTGACATTATTCCATGGTCACCTTTCATCCTCTACCTTCCCAACATCCCTCACCAATCACCCCACAGACACTGCCACTGGAAGAAATCCCTCCACGACTGACTCACCCCCACCGACTGTCTCACACCCCCATCCCACTGGGGGTGTGGGATGGGGGGGGACCCCTGCAGTTATTCTCCCCTCCCCACCAGGGGGATCATATGTGGATAGAGCGGGTAATCACTACAGCGGGTGGAGGGGAAATAACTGAAACCAATAATTTGTGGCTCTCattgcagcagctgaaagattgGTTTAGTTAcacccctgcagcactgccagcttccctcctttcctctcccaacAGCAGCAGTTGCAGGCACACAGGGGAATCTGTCAGAGAGTGGGGAACGGGCTgggaaatatgtaatttaccggccccttccttttctaagtgaacacagtgagtgattgatactgatcactcactgtatttATTCACTACTGAGCATAGTAAGCTGTGTTTACTATgattcagtttatgaatgggcaggagcctctgtctcctgttcgtTCATCTTTAATGcaacttaggctccatgcacagtgGCTTAAAattcgctgcttctacaggagttttgtgttctgcctgtaaaaGTAGCTCAATGTGTCCATACacaggacgattacaggcatattttgagctcaacatttagaggcagaaaaaaaaaatatgagcctTTTTTACTGCCaagaaaacagacatttttttaagcccagtgtgcatggagccttaggctgcagagaaaaggactgtggaatctctgtcctcagtcactgtctcaaaagtgagacttcagggggtctgtttagacccctgacatctcaccaaagccccccgcCCCCACAACAAAGTTGTGAAAAGActgcaaaaacaataataaattaaACATTTGAattaaaacaaaattgtaaaaaaaaaaaaaattgtaaaaaaatcagacTAAAAGTTTCTAATCAGACTAAAAGCCACGCCCAGTATGTGGCATTATTAAGCCACACCCACcttctccctggtaggggccctagtgcattacttagcccaggggcccatgatgctgttaaggtggcaTTGCCCATGAGAGGATCCTGATACCTTTATTGGGTCACCGGCTTTAAGTCACTTGCCACTCTGCATGTCGCCAAGCTAGGTGCCCCTCCATAAGGCCCTGCTGCATTAATGTTGCATCAGAAAGATGGCTTCCATGTGGTGgccatctttaaacctgggggGCCCTATGATCACctagtgcctgggggacccatgagttgtcagtccacccctggtctgATGCATCTAATAACAGACATATATAAAGGTCTCATGAAAACTATACATGGGGGGGAAGCAACTATCGGTTTGTTCTCAATACAGTAAGTCACCTACATACGAATGCTTAACTTGCAAACTTTCAAAGATGCGAAcatgtttgcatgtttttttttcgttcaacccagcgggctcaatggaaaaaaaacagacagattgtcataccaacacaagcaatgttggtgcagcaatctcccctgctgtgctattgtgttctgacagggggactcctcctgccagaacacactgatcagtgctcgcAGCTTTTGTCTGCAAGCACTGATCTTTGTTGGACTTACAAATGAGCTCCTAGATTGGAACTCGTTCATAAGTAGGGAACTTACTGTAGccttgctctctgaagagcgatctgcattCAGATTGCTCTCTAAAGTCTAAAGagtgcatttgacaggcagtaaggaggtgtTATATTACCTCCTCATTGCCTGCTGTAACTCCTTGAACCCCGCACTGGAGTGCACAGACCCGTGCTTTGCACGCTGTTGAGGGGCACTTTCAGCATGACCCTATTAACAAATGCCCACCAAAACAGGTATACAGAGTATAATTTCTGccacggcatgtgtacacccccagttaCTGCCTCTGCAGaaaaagggggagcagttgggggtactaaaaatgcagctcaactgtGTTAACTAGTCCTGTTTCCTCTTCTAGAACAGCAATCCATCCACAGTTTGCTTAAAAATATGGAGTCACTAAGACGCTTGATGTCTCGAAAGAAGGATAACCCTTGGAAAACAGTTAATGACAACTGGGATGAATTGTTACAAGCTTCTCATATTTCAACTTCAGTAGTCAACAAAGACTGGAACCCTTGGAAAGGATGGTGTAGATCCTGGGAAATGTATGAGCAATCCTATTCAAAAACACCCAAGTCAGGCAAGGAGAGGGCAGCTGTGTGGCGAGAGCTATACTACCTTGCAAAATTCACTAAAGATAGGTTAGATGAGGCAACAGCCATGCGCCAACAATTGGCAAAGCAAACGGTTGAATTCACAAACCTTCAAAATGAGAACTTACTTTTGAAAACAACATGCGGGTCACTTCAAAAACAGTTTGATTACGAAGCAACAGCCATGTATAAACGCTTGGAAACGCAAACAGCTGAACTTACAAACCTTCAAAAGGAAAACTTGCTTTTGAAAACAAAATGCAAGTCATTTCAAGAACAGTTACATAACGAACAGTGTAAAAATGTCATGGATGACCACCGCCATAGAAAAGAACTAGAGGAAGAAGTATATCAAAGACAGCTAGCTCAAAATGAAAACAAGGCAATTTTAAAACAACGTGATGAACTGGAAAGGCAATTGGTGCAAGTAAAGGACGTTATAAAAGTTTACAACTATAACCAATATCTCAAGAATATCACTATTGTGAATTGCCAAAACCACTTAGAAGGAGAAGAAAGCTGGCATGAGAAGGCAAAGAGAGCAGGTGTGGGGTGCCCATCACGTTGCAAGATATTGGAGAGGCTAGAATACCATGAAGGACGTCTTAGTTTGGCAGTCCTCAATGCTACGTTTTGGCAACTTGTAATCCGCCTTAGTAGACATGAAGATCTTGGAAAAAACGGTATCTCAAGGTAAAAAATACTATCGCCCATTCTGTTTCTAAATTCAAAAGGAGATAACATAACTTATGTACAGGCATCtgaatatctttatatatatatatatatatatatttagagattTGACAATTTTGGGGTATTTGGTAAATCTCTTGTGTATTATTTCCAGGGTTACTTTCCCATTGAAGTTAATTACTTCAGATGGCTTGCTTGGCGATATTTCACCATGTATGGGGGCCAAAGTCATGCAGTATTTGTGTAAAGTTTTCATCATTGCAAAAACCATTCAGTTCATCTGTACAAtatatgcacatttccccatgttttgtaTCTTTAAATATGCTACAAGTTCAGAAAAAAACACCTGTTGATGTGTCAAAAAACAGTTACTACTTACTGTGAGAACACATTGCCTCTGCTGTTCGGAAAACCCTAAGCAGTCCGGACAAGTTCTACCCTGATAGGCTATAGAACACCTCCCCCTTTCCTTGTCTAAATAATATAAAGAGAAGGTGTTTTGTAGTACAGCAGGGAAGAACACAGGCAGGGCTGACAAGACAGTTTGCAATTTTAGTACAGAAAAGGCACTGTGTTGCCTGTTCAAGCAGGAAGTTAGGAGTTCATTGGATTCTGGCAGATGgaaaggtatttttctgtacttacagaatttttaagcaataaaacatggagaaatgtgtatgtattgcagagatgtactgaatgtgttttttttttgcccagacataAACTTCAATAGATGGCATTAACAGTTTGGCTGGGACAGATCAAGAGCAATATAAGGGCTAAAATAGTGAGCAGCTTACCAAACCAGAAGTCTAGGAATTTGGCGATCATGGTTGAAGAGAAGGATCAGAGTTCCAGTTGACTGAACTTTCTTTGAATCAGAAATTGTGCAAGCAAATGTCAAGGCTTTTAGATATGCAGGCAGCACTGGGAGAAGCCTATAGCAGCATTTTCTctgggaaaggtttttttttttttttttttttttgaatcagataacaaacacaagcaaaaaaaaaggcaaagggtATTTTAACCCTTCTGCTCTTTAAATACCCAATCCATTAAAGATAGCATAGCTTTGTATTAAAATCTTGGAATAGGTCAACTTTTTAAACCATTTTAATTCCAGAGGGGTCTAAGGGGATGAGGGTCTTGCACCAACCACCTACTGTCTTACTGAGAGGGAGGCTGGCAGTTAGTTCTCAGCTTCTCCTGCCTAGCTCTTTATATTGAGGAGGTGAACAAAGGTagttcttaggctggattcacacctatgcattttagtgctttttgcagatttgcactacagaacgtgttccataggaaaccatgttaaatggactgtagtgcaaattgcaaaatgcaaaaagcactaaaaatgcattggtgtgaatccagccttagatctTACAGACTCTGGTTCTGCACTCCTTCCACCTACTGCCGTAGGCTGGAGGTTAGTTCCCTGCTACTTCCACCCAAAGCTGCTGCACTGGAGTGGACAGGGGGTGGACATTAGTCTCACAAACTCTGGTGGGGAGACATTAGCACTGAGTTTCTAGCTCTTACAACCTACCGCTCTTGAACTAGGAACAGGAGTGGGTTGAAAGTGTATGGGAAGGTATGATAGTTTCTCTTGATATTTCTTGTGAACAGGTATAATGACGTTTATATTATAAATGGATGTATTCATAATATAATCTTCATGATTACAGTgtgtcatctctctctctctctctctctatctctctctctctctagattagggctgcaactaacgattattttcataatcgtttagttggccgattattgtttcgattaatcggataataaccataggttccactgtatatggttagggagcaaaatctctaatccactctgagaataacagacagaagagatatactgtatatactattatatactattagaggttgaatctggaaaAATTTCAGACATAGAGATCAACATTTTTAttcaaagataaaaaaatgaaagactgttttttggtgattttcagACAGTAAtttattatgtatgacagactccttTGTCATAGGCGGGTGGCTTGATAAAAgctgcctgctgtcacttatgctggccatacaaaaacaatgttttccttaaaaaaaaaaaatgtgtatgtggttttttctttagaaattaaattaattttaaaactgaatgttaaaagcaagtgaaatttttaaatgacattctttcattcatcaaatgtacaaagatttgatacgtgtatggccagcataaggcttggttctTACCTATGCAGTTTACTTTTctgtttctacagtgctttttgctgtgcgttttgcacacacgattttactgcaatttgcattttgcatttgttatgcttttttttttggccaatttattGTTGGACAGATTAAAAAAACCAAATCATGGCaacaacgcactacatgcttttctgcagcttctccattgaagtctacctAACCAAAataaagcacagttttgcgttgaaCAAAGTATTTGGCTTTTTCCAAatacagtggctgaaaaaagcatagatgtgaacgtgtcccataggaaaccatgttaaatgaactg is a window from the Aquarana catesbeiana isolate 2022-GZ linkage group LG03, ASM4218655v1, whole genome shotgun sequence genome containing:
- the LOC141132878 gene encoding uncharacterized protein; protein product: MESLRRLMSRKKDNPWKTVNDNWDELLQASHISTSVVNKDWNPWKGWCRSWEMYEQSYSKTPKSGKERAAVWRELYYLAKFTKDRLDEATAMRQQLAKQTVEFTNLQNENLLLKTTCGSLQKQFDYEATAMYKRLETQTAELTNLQKENLLLKTKCKSFQEQLHNEQCKNVMDDHRHRKELEEEVYQRQLAQNENKAILKQRDELERQLVQVKDVIKVYNYNQYLKNITIVNCQNHLEGEESWHEKAKRAGVGCPSRCKILERLEYHEGRLSLAVLNATFWQLVIRLSRHEDLGKNGISRNRSPDWY